In Polaribacter sp. L3A8, a genomic segment contains:
- a CDS encoding GumC family protein has protein sequence MQIHKEKSAFNSNDDSGTLDIREELEKYMFHWKWFVLGIIISLIGAFIFLRYTTPKYRATTSILIKDNQKSGISKELEAFKDMGIVGGGSVNNTDNEVEILKSRKIIGTVVDTLNLTMIYFSQGRVKKTESYGENLIKILFESKDDELLKKDKDTSFSVNIVSSDKFELKDVEDNLISTHSFDEVISSGIGDFRVVKRNKFQFKESTTVFVSLYKKSKVIDGYRSILSISSVDKNSSVLKLSFIHPVKEKAEDFLNELVTQYNLDAIKDKNEISQKTKNFIDERLFTIGKDLNSIQDRVKKFKTDNNISGLSGEGELALQTASTNNQNLIEIKTELTIAESVLENINKQSNKDETLPQNLGFSEGSISQSIKAYNELVVFKNRLSVNAGSKNPQIMQYQKEINSLKINLKNSISNLITSLKTQYDQINKEVDRINSKVSAIPSLERGYIDIEREQEIISGLYSYLLKKKEETAISLAVTVPNAKIIDVAYGSNNPVSPKRNIIYLGALLIGLIIPFIILYVKNLLDTKIHTRKDIEELTTVPFLGDVPHSETNEKIVIGNDSRTSTAEAFRLIRTNLDFMLSNHKDSDLGKTIFITSTTSGEGKSFISINLAAALSLSNKKVLLMGMDLRAPKVTEYLGIPERKGITNYITNDKLSLNDVKFSIPEIKGLDIIASGVIPPNPAELLLTGKIKELFDQVKKDYDYIIVDTAPVNLVTDTLLVSKYADMFLYVSRANYLDKRMLNIVQTLYNEKKLPNMAIVLNDTDMTRGYGYGYGYGYGYGNGYVEDVKKPWYKRILS, from the coding sequence ATGCAAATACATAAAGAAAAATCTGCTTTTAATTCGAATGACGATTCAGGTACTTTAGATATTCGAGAAGAACTTGAAAAATATATGTTTCATTGGAAGTGGTTTGTTTTAGGAATTATTATCTCACTAATAGGTGCTTTCATTTTTTTAAGATATACAACACCTAAGTATCGTGCAACGACTTCAATACTGATTAAAGACAATCAAAAGTCGGGTATTTCTAAAGAACTAGAGGCCTTTAAAGATATGGGGATTGTAGGTGGTGGATCTGTAAATAATACGGATAATGAAGTTGAGATATTAAAGTCTAGAAAAATTATTGGGACGGTGGTAGATACGTTAAATTTAACGATGATTTATTTTTCTCAAGGAAGAGTTAAAAAAACGGAAAGCTATGGTGAAAATTTAATTAAGATTTTATTTGAATCGAAGGATGATGAACTCTTAAAAAAAGATAAAGACACCTCCTTTAGTGTGAACATTGTATCATCTGATAAATTTGAATTAAAAGATGTCGAAGATAATTTGATCTCTACGCATTCTTTTGATGAAGTTATTAGTTCTGGTATTGGTGATTTTAGAGTAGTAAAAAGAAATAAATTTCAATTTAAAGAGAGTACTACAGTTTTTGTTTCTCTTTATAAGAAATCAAAAGTGATTGATGGGTATCGTTCTATTTTAAGCATTAGTTCAGTAGACAAAAATTCTAGTGTTTTAAAATTGTCTTTTATACATCCTGTTAAAGAAAAAGCCGAAGATTTTTTAAATGAGTTAGTGACTCAATATAATTTAGATGCCATCAAGGATAAAAATGAAATTTCACAAAAAACTAAAAATTTTATTGATGAAAGGTTATTTACAATTGGTAAAGATTTAAATTCTATACAAGATAGAGTCAAGAAATTTAAGACGGATAATAATATTTCAGGTCTTTCAGGTGAGGGGGAGTTGGCTTTACAAACTGCCTCAACAAATAATCAGAATTTAATTGAGATTAAAACTGAATTAACTATTGCTGAGAGTGTTTTAGAAAATATAAACAAACAATCGAATAAAGACGAAACATTACCTCAGAATTTAGGGTTTTCTGAAGGTTCTATTTCTCAGTCTATTAAAGCCTATAATGAATTAGTGGTTTTTAAAAATCGATTAAGTGTAAATGCGGGGTCTAAAAACCCTCAAATAATGCAATATCAAAAAGAAATAAACTCCTTAAAAATAAACTTAAAAAATAGTATTTCAAACTTAATTACTTCATTAAAAACACAATATGATCAAATTAATAAGGAAGTTGATAGAATAAATAGTAAAGTTTCGGCAATCCCTTCTTTAGAAAGAGGATATATAGATATTGAACGAGAACAAGAAATAATTTCTGGTTTATACTCTTATTTATTAAAGAAAAAAGAGGAAACAGCAATATCACTAGCGGTAACAGTTCCAAATGCAAAAATTATTGATGTTGCCTATGGTTCTAATAATCCAGTTTCTCCTAAAAGAAATATTATTTATCTTGGAGCTTTGCTAATTGGTCTTATAATCCCTTTTATAATTCTTTATGTTAAAAATTTATTAGATACAAAGATTCATACTCGTAAGGATATAGAAGAGTTAACAACAGTTCCTTTTTTAGGGGATGTACCTCATTCTGAAACAAATGAGAAAATTGTTATCGGTAATGATTCAAGAACAAGTACAGCAGAGGCTTTTCGTTTGATTAGAACGAATTTAGATTTTATGTTGTCTAATCATAAAGATAGTGATTTAGGTAAGACAATATTTATTACGTCTACTACAAGTGGCGAAGGGAAATCTTTCATTTCGATTAACCTTGCAGCGGCTCTTTCTTTATCTAATAAAAAAGTTTTACTGATGGGGATGGATCTTAGAGCGCCTAAAGTTACAGAGTACCTAGGGATTCCTGAACGAAAAGGAATTACAAATTATATTACAAACGATAAGTTATCTTTAAATGATGTTAAATTTTCTATTCCTGAAATTAAAGGATTAGATATTATTGCATCTGGTGTAATACCTCCAAACCCTGCGGAATTACTTTTAACGGGTAAAATTAAAGAGTTATTCGACCAAGTTAAAAAAGATTACGATTATATTATAGTGGATACTGCTCCTGTAAACCTAGTTACGGATACGCTATTAGTTTCTAAATATGCAGATATGTTTTTATATGTATCTAGAGCAAATTATTTAGATAAGCGTATGCTTAATATAGTACAAACATTATACAACGAAAAGAAATTACCAAATATGGCTATCGTTTTAAATGATACAGATATGACTAGAGGCTATGGTTATGGCTATGGTTACGGCTATGGCTACGGAAATGGTTATGTCGAGGATGTTAAGAAACCTTGGTATAAAAGAATTTTAAGTTAA
- a CDS encoding polysaccharide biosynthesis/export family protein: protein MIKVKITILFLILITSSCVSNKDIAYFQFDEIEQSAVSNNFKTIFKPDDLLQITISSVDVEAAIPFNLPAVSFSTTGLATGTAKQQTYLIDSKGEIDFPIFGKLKLGGLSREEAFKMLKDKLSPDYIDNPTINISIANFKVTVYGDVKNPGTFTIPNERVSILDAIGLAGDLNISGRRDNVMVIREENNKKVKYKVNLLSNKTLTSPVFYLQQNDVVYVEHNKARIQSASSNSNTSLFISVTGLIITIVSLLTR from the coding sequence ATGATTAAAGTTAAAATAACAATCCTTTTTTTAATATTGATAACATCTTCTTGTGTTTCTAACAAGGATATTGCCTATTTTCAATTTGATGAGATTGAACAAAGTGCTGTAAGTAATAATTTTAAGACTATTTTTAAACCAGATGATTTACTACAAATAACAATTTCATCAGTTGATGTTGAGGCGGCTATACCTTTTAATTTACCAGCAGTATCTTTTAGCACGACAGGTTTAGCTACAGGTACGGCTAAACAACAGACTTATTTAATAGACAGTAAAGGAGAAATAGATTTCCCTATTTTTGGGAAATTAAAATTAGGCGGTCTCTCTAGAGAAGAGGCTTTTAAGATGTTAAAGGATAAATTATCACCGGACTATATAGACAACCCAACAATAAATATCAGTATAGCCAATTTTAAAGTAACCGTGTATGGAGATGTGAAAAATCCAGGTACTTTTACCATACCAAATGAAAGAGTAAGTATCTTAGATGCTATAGGTTTAGCTGGGGATTTAAATATTTCTGGACGTAGAGACAATGTGATGGTAATTAGAGAAGAAAATAATAAAAAAGTAAAGTATAAGGTAAATTTATTATCCAATAAAACATTGACTTCTCCGGTTTTCTATTTACAACAAAATGATGTAGTCTATGTAGAACATAATAAAGCAAGAATTCAATCAGCATCATCAAATTCAAACACTAGTTTATTCATTTCAGTTACAGGACTTATTATTACTATAGTTTCTTTACTAACAAGATAA
- a CDS encoding nucleoside-diphosphate sugar epimerase/dehydratase: MIRNFVLRTLDKYASKWVVFFIDLFLVFVSFFIAYFIRFNVSFNFNVSNVLAQMPVVLIFAVLSFLTVGSYKGIIRHTGVRDAFNVFIASTLLCLLLLLAVTFNVFFKVIDSFYIPKSIIIIHYLVTALVLILSRFIFKAFIEVLSTELDAIHNVLIYGAGDSGIIAFSALNRDKKNNYDVIGFIDDNKNKIGKKIDRVKIFNPNIITKKFIEKHAVDEVIISIQNIKPNRLLAITDKFIDLDIDVKIVPPLSKWIDGDLNANQIRQIKIEDLLDRAPIIIDNPIVQREVDNQVVLVSGAAGSIGSEISRQLSLYNCKLIVLIDQAESPLYDLQQELIQKGITNFVAIVSDVRDRFKVERIFKKYKPKRVFHAAAYKHVPLMEKSPYEAIKVNVLGTKNLADLSIEYKIDRFVMISTDKAVNPTNVMGASKRIAELYISSVSKNAKKTKFTITRFGNVLGSNGSVIPLFKRQIENGGPLTVTHKKITRYFMTIPEACSLVLEAGTMGKGGEIYIFDMGKSVKIFEIAKRMIYLSGLNYPEDIDIKITGLRPGEKLYEELLADGENTTKTYHDKIMIAKTQKLDNSIVKMKIDDLALNFNSLNNSDLVKLMKELVPEYVSNNSEFEILDVKNSEVKIK, translated from the coding sequence ATGATAAGAAATTTTGTGTTAAGAACGTTAGATAAATATGCTTCTAAATGGGTAGTTTTTTTTATAGATTTATTTTTAGTATTCGTTTCTTTTTTTATCGCTTATTTTATTCGATTCAATGTTAGCTTTAATTTTAATGTTTCTAACGTATTAGCACAAATGCCCGTTGTGTTGATTTTTGCTGTTTTAAGTTTTTTAACAGTAGGGTCTTATAAAGGTATTATTAGACATACGGGAGTTCGAGATGCTTTTAATGTTTTTATAGCTAGTACTTTATTATGTTTATTGCTTCTTTTGGCAGTTACTTTTAATGTTTTTTTTAAGGTAATAGATTCTTTTTACATACCAAAGTCAATAATTATCATTCATTACTTAGTAACTGCTTTGGTGCTTATTTTAAGTAGATTTATTTTTAAAGCTTTTATAGAAGTACTATCTACAGAGTTAGATGCCATACATAATGTACTTATTTATGGAGCAGGAGATTCTGGTATTATTGCTTTTAGTGCTTTAAATAGAGACAAAAAAAACAATTATGATGTTATTGGGTTTATAGATGATAACAAAAATAAAATAGGAAAAAAAATTGATAGAGTAAAGATTTTTAATCCAAATATAATTACAAAAAAGTTTATAGAAAAACACGCTGTAGATGAGGTAATTATTTCTATTCAAAATATCAAGCCCAATAGATTATTAGCCATTACAGATAAGTTTATAGATTTAGATATTGATGTAAAAATTGTACCTCCTTTATCTAAATGGATTGATGGTGATTTAAATGCAAATCAAATTAGACAAATTAAAATTGAGGACTTATTAGATAGAGCACCCATTATTATAGATAATCCTATTGTACAAAGAGAAGTAGACAACCAAGTGGTATTGGTCTCAGGAGCAGCAGGGTCTATAGGTAGTGAGATTTCTAGACAATTAAGTTTGTATAACTGTAAGTTAATTGTGTTAATAGATCAAGCAGAGTCGCCTTTATACGATTTACAGCAAGAGTTAATTCAGAAAGGAATTACCAATTTTGTAGCCATTGTATCGGATGTTAGAGATCGATTTAAAGTAGAACGTATCTTTAAAAAATACAAGCCCAAAAGAGTTTTTCACGCGGCAGCGTATAAGCATGTTCCTTTGATGGAAAAGTCTCCTTACGAAGCAATTAAAGTGAATGTTTTAGGAACAAAAAATTTAGCAGATTTATCTATTGAATACAAAATAGATCGGTTTGTGATGATTTCTACAGATAAAGCTGTAAACCCAACAAATGTAATGGGGGCTTCTAAAAGAATTGCAGAATTATACATTAGTAGTGTTAGTAAAAACGCTAAAAAAACCAAATTTACAATTACAAGGTTTGGTAATGTTTTAGGGTCTAATGGTTCTGTAATTCCGTTGTTTAAAAGACAAATAGAAAATGGAGGACCTTTAACAGTTACGCATAAAAAAATTACAAGATATTTTATGACCATACCAGAAGCCTGTAGTTTAGTTTTAGAAGCGGGTACCATGGGGAAAGGTGGTGAGATTTATATTTTTGATATGGGGAAATCTGTTAAAATTTTTGAAATAGCAAAAAGAATGATTTATTTATCTGGATTGAATTACCCTGAAGATATCGATATTAAAATTACTGGGTTAAGACCTGGAGAAAAATTATATGAAGAATTGTTGGCTGATGGAGAAAACACCACCAAGACTTATCATGATAAAATAATGATTGCAAAAACGCAAAAGTTAGACAATTCTATTGTTAAAATGAAAATTGATGATTTGGCACTTAACTTTAACAGCTTAAACAATAGTGACCTTGTAAAATTAATGAAAGAATTGGTGCCAGAATATGTTTCTAATAATTCTGAATTTGAAATATTAGATGTAAAAAATTCTGAAGTTAAAATAAAATAG